The following proteins are encoded in a genomic region of Oncorhynchus keta strain PuntledgeMale-10-30-2019 chromosome 8, Oket_V2, whole genome shotgun sequence:
- the selenol gene encoding selenoprotein L: MAEDISEAEDTLIYGLTGLNTMGRILLENGKQEAAGSIEDFVPNKITTLFGLMTCAANFYNSIGVKKRIDAEDVWKKSYHHAKVQEQVEELLQLEDEWDAFLDRIDTELKTSDKRLTGGPTSQNLSADTPLTDARSGENVTLGMYFGKGENLLLVLIRHFGULPUREHVAELATQQGLLDSQSARVLVVSFGCREGAQIWLDQTGCKYDMLLDPERKIYKAFGLGSSYSNVMNFDSLLQYAEYVVLGQEFPDIPPRFLEDFYQMGGDFVLDEGGTVILSHPCKNPMDRPEVAQMVATISSVGRPTSF, encoded by the exons ATGGCTGAAGATATCAGTGAGGCAGAGGATACTCTTATTTATGGTTTAACAGGCTTGAATACTATGGGAAGAATCCTACTTGAAAATGGCAAGCAAGAAGCAGCAG GTTCCATTGAAGATTTTGTCCCAAATAAAATTACAACTTTATTTGGACTAATGACTTGTGCTGCCAACTTCTACAACAG TATTGGTGTGAAGAAGAGGATTGACGCTGAAGACGTGTGGAAGAAGTCTTATCA CCATGCCAAGGTGCAAGAGCAAGTAGAGGAGCTCCTGCAGTTGGAG GATGAATGGGATGCCTTTCTGGACCGCATAGACACTGAGCTGAAGACAAGTGACAAACGGCTCACAGGAGGCCCAACTTCACAGAATCTGAGTGCTGATACACCCCTCACAGATGCCAGGAGTGGAGA GAATGTGACTCTGGGAATGTACTTTGGGAAAGGGGAGAATCTGCTGCTGGTCCTGATCCGACACTTTGGATGACTACCGTGACGCGAGCACGTGGCTGAGCTTGCGACCCAACAG GGACTTCTAGATTCTCAGTCAGCTCGGGTACTGGTGGTCTCCTTTGGCTGTCGGGAAGGTGCTCAGATTTGGCTAGATCAGACGGGCTGCAAGTACGACATGCTGCTTGACCCAGAGAGGAAG ATTTACAAGGCATTTGGCCTGGGATCTTCCTATTCAAATGTGATGAATTTCGACTCCTTGCTTCAATATGCAGAGTATGTTGTGTTAGGCCAAGAGTTTCCTGACATCCCACCACGTTTCCTGGAAGACTTCTATCAG ATGGGCGGGGACTTTGTCCTGGATGAAGGCGGGACAGTGATCCTCTCTCATCCCTGCAAGAATCCAATGGACAGGCCTGAAGTAGCACAGATGGTGGCTACCATCTCATCTGTTGGCCGTCCTACCAGCTTCTAA
- the LOC118386890 gene encoding C-type lectin domain family 11 member A-like, which yields MGIAAILVTVLCMCSLSLSASDGDTKVGDPVDATPTEIPETQGKQARGDVPEEPEPTSPVSDFDNTYNYILSRLSAMDQAIHRLNVGHYTLDVKVTQLVDRVSQLDGTIGEVQDTMQQISLLTKENRKEIGRLEGCQKGRRVGYKCYLIYRTYETYPGAAQKCMERGGRMAMPQDRKEQEALADYVKAFFQPGNWPVWLGINDLRSEGLYLFEDNTRVTYFQWRKHFLSSQPDGGKRENCVAMASDDGDWWDNYCDRNMYYLCEFDA from the exons ATGGGAATAGCAGCCATCCTAGTCACCGTCTTGTGTATGTGTTCACTCAGCTTGAGTGCTTCGGACGGCGACACCAAAGTTGGAGATCCTGTCGACGCAACACCAACTGAG ATCCCAGAGACTCAGGGGAAACAGGCAAGAGGAGATGTACCGGAGGAGCCAGAGCCAACCAGTCCTGTCTCAGATTTTGACAACACATACAACTATATTT TGTCCAGGCTGTCAGCGATGGATCAGGCCATCCACAGACTGAATGTGGGCCACTATACACTGGACGTGAAGGTGACCCAGCTGGTGGATAGAGTGTCCCAGCTGGACGGCACCATTGGGGAGGTACAGGACACCATGCAACAGATATCCCTCCTCACCAAGGAGAACCGCAAAGAGATTGGCCGCTTGGAGG GATGTCAGAAGGGCCGGCGGGTGGGGTATAAGTGCTATCTGATCTACCGCACATATGAGACGTACCCAGGTGCAGCTCAGAAGTGCATGGAGCGGGGCGGCAGGATGGCCATGCCTCAGGACAGGAAGGAGCAGGAAGCCCTGGCAGACTACGTCAAGGCTTTCTTCCAGCCAGGGAACTGGCCTGTGTGGCTGGGCATCAATGACCTGCGCTCTGAGGGACTCTACCTGTTTGAGGACAACACACGAGTCACCTACTTCCAGTGGCGCAAGCACTTCCTCTCCAGCCAGCCGGACGGAGGCAAGCGGGAGAACTGTGTGGCCATGGCGTCAGATGATGGGGACTGGTGGGACAACTATTGTGACAGGAACATGTATTACCTCTGTGAGTTTGATGCCTGA
- the LOC118386888 gene encoding uncharacterized protein C1orf198 homolog, whose product MTAPSMEGADVHRMEQKKLEYFSSINSMARKIMQERENIKERHGSDWEKMTPNEQDSAIDNGMMDPHISARYAMHRVDREEVICYPKLLIQTGQKIVHFGDEDITWQDEHSSPFSWETKSQLDFNLTTGESVQGISSSTADYKPSKVTQCSQVGKMTQSSKVSNGESLGLGRKEESSSFWKISAERSRLEGEQADFHSLTPSQIKSLEKGEKPLPSYLRQEPTPKETEETPPPPRVTKQRATRPPAPPPPVPISVPPLTAISVTPMSVTPTPAPISVSSTVAGWERAQSTLPSVSNTVEEVFTSGLANKSPGLPTKSPARSGNTARDREEKAAAQTESQLATSPTFAQFNTSSNLLKTGFDFLDNW is encoded by the exons ATGACTGCGCCGTCGATGGAAGGGGCCGATGTCCATAGGATGGAGCAGAAAAAGTTGGAGTATTTCTCATCCATCAACTCCATGGCCAGGAAAATAATGCAAGAAAGGGAGAACATCAAGGAGAGACATGGATCCGATTGGGAGAAAATGACACCGAATGAACAAGACAGCGCAATCGACAATGGAATGATGGACCCCCATATTAGTGCTCGATATGCTATGCATAGGGTTGACCGAGAAGAAGTCATTTGTTATCCTAAGTTACTCATTCAGACAGGACAGAAAATAGTCCATTTTGGTGACGAG GACATAACTTGGCAAGATGAGCACTCTTCCCCATTCTCCTGGGAGACCAAG AGCCAGTTGGACTTCAACCTGACAACAGGTGAATCGGTGCAGGGCATCTCCTCTTCGACAGCTGATTACAAGCCAAGTAAAGTCACCCAGTGCAGCCAGGTGGGCAAGATGACCCAGAGCAGCAAGGTGTCCAATGGCGAGAGCCTCGGCCTGGGCAGGAAAGAGGAGTCCTCCTCCTTCTGGAAGATCAGTGCTGAAAGATCCAGGCTGGAGGGTGAACAGGCAGACTTCCACTCCCTAACCCCCAGCCAAATCAAGTCCctggagaagggggagaagcCACTGCCCTCTTATCTCCGTCAGGAGCCCACCCccaaggagacagaggagactccACCTCCACCACGAGTAACCAAGCAGCGAGCCACCAGGCCGCCTGCGCCTCCTCCCCCTGTACCCATCAGTGTGCCCCCCCTAACAGCCATAAGTGTGACCCCTATGAGCGTGACCCCTACCCCTGCTCCTATCAGTGTGTCATCCACAGTGGCTGGCTGGGAGCGTGCTCAGAGCACCCTCCCCTCAGTCAGCAACACAGTGGAGGAAGTCTTCACTTCAGGGCTGGCCAACAAATCCCCGGGGCTGCCCACCAAGTCCCCTGCCCGCTCAGGCAACACTGCCAGAGACCGAGAGGAAAAGGCTGCTGCTCAGACTGAGTCGCAACTGGCAACCAGTCCCACCTTCGCTCAG TTTAATACCAGCAGTAACCTCCTGAAGACCGGATTTGACTTTCTTGACAACTGGTAA